Proteins from a single region of Candidatus Zixiibacteriota bacterium:
- a CDS encoding UbiD family decarboxylase — MAHPEKIGEAGSALAYRGLREWLDQVEKMGELLRVRGAHWDREMGAITQMLTESAKGKAPAILFDEIPGYPKGYRTLYGQFSTIRRVALTLGLPLQYERKADIVKAYHRRMEDMKLIKPRFVKTGPIFDNVLEGDKVDVLKLPVPIHHQLDTHRYIGTADLCITKDPDSDWYNLGAYRCQVYDEKTVGCQITEGKHGRIHRDKYFERGEKMKIAIVCGQDPLLYMLSASPLPSGVSEYDFAGGIRGEPVEVVKGPFTGFPIPADAEIVLEGEAVPGQVRPEGPFGEWMGYYSDDVVPRPYVNVKTVLYRNDPILTCAPQHKPVDETGLLKGIAGAAEIWKALEACGLPDILGVWNHEGAPATRFTVIQIRQRYPGHARNVLHVAANCMAGAYNGKWTVVVDDDVDCSDMDQVLWAMGTRFDPVTDIDIVQKAWSSGRDPMFLPGNFNNRILIDACIPYNRKLRGEFPKVVEVPENVRAQIKAKFPQIFKSLS; from the coding sequence ATGGCACATCCGGAAAAGATCGGCGAGGCGGGCAGCGCCCTCGCTTACCGCGGGCTGCGGGAGTGGCTCGATCAGGTGGAAAAAATGGGGGAGCTGCTCCGCGTTCGCGGCGCCCACTGGGACCGTGAAATGGGCGCGATCACGCAGATGTTGACCGAGAGCGCCAAGGGGAAGGCTCCGGCGATCCTTTTCGACGAGATTCCCGGCTATCCAAAAGGCTACCGCACGCTGTACGGGCAGTTTTCCACGATCCGGCGGGTGGCCCTGACCCTCGGGCTCCCGCTCCAATACGAGCGCAAGGCCGACATCGTCAAGGCCTACCACCGCCGCATGGAAGACATGAAGTTGATCAAGCCCAGGTTCGTCAAGACGGGGCCGATCTTCGACAACGTTCTCGAGGGTGACAAGGTGGATGTCCTCAAGCTGCCGGTGCCGATCCATCACCAGCTCGACACCCATCGCTACATCGGCACGGCCGACCTCTGCATCACCAAGGATCCGGACAGCGACTGGTACAATCTCGGCGCCTACCGCTGTCAGGTTTACGACGAAAAAACCGTGGGCTGCCAGATCACCGAAGGCAAGCACGGGCGGATTCACCGCGACAAGTACTTCGAGCGCGGGGAGAAAATGAAGATCGCCATCGTCTGCGGGCAGGATCCGCTGCTCTACATGCTTTCGGCGAGCCCGCTGCCGAGCGGGGTTTCGGAGTACGATTTCGCGGGGGGAATTCGCGGCGAGCCCGTGGAAGTCGTCAAGGGGCCGTTCACCGGCTTTCCGATCCCGGCCGACGCCGAGATCGTCCTCGAGGGCGAGGCGGTTCCCGGGCAGGTCAGGCCCGAGGGGCCGTTCGGAGAATGGATGGGCTACTATTCCGACGACGTGGTGCCCCGGCCGTACGTGAACGTGAAAACCGTCCTGTACCGCAACGACCCGATTCTCACGTGCGCGCCCCAGCACAAACCCGTGGACGAGACCGGGTTGCTCAAGGGTATCGCTGGAGCCGCGGAGATCTGGAAGGCGCTGGAAGCCTGCGGCTTGCCCGATATCCTGGGGGTCTGGAACCATGAAGGGGCGCCCGCGACCCGTTTTACGGTGATCCAGATTCGCCAGCGTTATCCCGGCCACGCCCGCAACGTTCTTCATGTGGCGGCCAACTGTATGGCCGGAGCCTACAACGGCAAGTGGACGGTGGTGGTGGACGACGACGTCGACTGCTCCGACATGGATCAGGTCCTGTGGGCCATGGGGACGCGCTTCGATCCGGTGACCGACATCGACATCGTGCAAAAAGCCTGGTCCTCGGGGCGCGATCCCATGTTTCTTCCCGGAAACTTCAACAACCGCATCCTGATCGACGCCTGCATCCCCTACAACCGTAAGCTGCGCGGGGAGTTTCCGAAAGTTGTCGAGGTCCCGGAGAACGTTCGAGCCCAGATCAAGGCGAAGTTTCCTCAGATCTTCAAAAGTCTCTCCTGA